The following proteins come from a genomic window of Anguilla rostrata isolate EN2019 chromosome 17, ASM1855537v3, whole genome shotgun sequence:
- the adap2 gene encoding arf-GAP with dual PH domain-containing protein 1 isoform X4, protein MRANGNASARAFYEMAVPPFYYRPRQQDCAVLREQWIRAKYERQEFTSQGKHLQQAYSSGLYEGSLWKKGRDNGHYLKRRFVLSEKDFTLRYFTTDSQTKGPKAVIAVKTLNATFQPEKIGHPHGLQLTYLCEDHTRNLFVYHEDAQEIVNWFCAIRATRLAYLKTAFPMASDSELLPWITRNYLKEGYMEKTGPLQREPFKKRWFVLDAADRKLLYFKTQLDAVELGAVFIGQESQGYSTGECEPRGTRGNKWKFGIIVETPERQFVFMCEQEREQKEWVAAFSQVISRPMLPQDYTSKPHPLPPRTTPVSPTHCPPGLHQ, encoded by the exons GGACTGCGC GGTCCTACGGGAACAGTGGATCAGAGCCAAATATGAAAGGCAGGAATTCACCAGTCAAGGCAAGCACCTTCAGCAGGCCTATAGCTCAG GCCTGTATGAGGGGTCCCTGTGGAAGAAAGGAAGGGACAACGGACACTATCTGAAGAGGAGATTTGTTCTGTCTGAGAAGGATTTCACACTCAGATACTTCACCACTGACAGT CAAACCAAAGGCCCCAAAGCAGTCATCGCGGTGAAGACCCTGAACGCCACCTTCCAGCCGGAGAAGATCGGCCACCCGCACGGCCTCCAGCTGACCTACCTGTGTGAAGACCACACCCGGAATCTGTTTGTGTACCATGAGGACGCCCAG GAGATCGTGAACTGGTTCTGTGCCATTCGAGCGACCCGTTTGGCTTACCTGAAGACGGCGTTCCCCATGGCCAGCGACAGTGAA CTGTTGCCCTGGATAACCAGGAATTACCTGAAAGAGGGTTACATGGAGAAGACTGGTCCACTG caaCGAGAGCCGTTCAAGAAGAGGTGGTTCGTGCTCGACGCTGCGGACAGGAAGTTGCTCTATTTTAAAACTCAGCTG GACGCGGTGGAGCTGGGCGCGGTGTTCATCGGCCAGGAGAGCCAGGGCTACTCCACGGGGGAATGCGAGCCGAGGGGCACCCGCGGCAACAAGTGGAAGTTCGGCATCATCGTGGAGACGCCAGAGCGGCAGTTTGTCTTCATGTGCGAGCAGGAGCGCGAGCAGAAGGAGTGGGTGGCGGCCTTCTCCCAGGTCATCTCCCGGCCTATGCTCCCACAGGACTACACCAGTAAGCCCCACCCACTGCCCCCCAGGACTACACCAGTAAGCCCCACCCACTGCCCCCCAGGACTACACcagtaa
- the adap2 gene encoding arf-GAP with dual PH domain-containing protein 2 isoform X3, translating to MSTGHDHDLEVFSPFIFILALDSLVDRPQIIDRPNKIEFGWNESRKDHWLPGTRVSSPRVLREQWIRAKYERQEFTSQGKHLQQAYSSGLYEGSLWKKGRDNGHYLKRRFVLSEKDFTLRYFTTDSQTKGPKAVIAVKTLNATFQPEKIGHPHGLQLTYLCEDHTRNLFVYHEDAQEIVNWFCAIRATRLAYLKTAFPMASDSELLPWITRNYLKEGYMEKTGPLQREPFKKRWFVLDAADRKLLYFKTQLDAVELGAVFIGQESQGYSTGECEPRGTRGNKWKFGIIVETPERQFVFMCEQEREQKEWVAAFSQVISRPMLPQDYTSKPHPLPPRTTPVSPTHCPPGLHQ from the exons ATGAGCACAGGCCATGACCATGATCTGGAGGTATTCAgccctttcattttcattctggcTCTGGATAGTCTCGTGGATAGGCCGCAAATAATCGACCGGCCTAACAAGATCGAGTTTGGATGGAATGAAAGCCGGAAGGATCACTGGCTGCCCGGGACCAGAGTCTCCAGCCCCAG GGTCCTACGGGAACAGTGGATCAGAGCCAAATATGAAAGGCAGGAATTCACCAGTCAAGGCAAGCACCTTCAGCAGGCCTATAGCTCAG GCCTGTATGAGGGGTCCCTGTGGAAGAAAGGAAGGGACAACGGACACTATCTGAAGAGGAGATTTGTTCTGTCTGAGAAGGATTTCACACTCAGATACTTCACCACTGACAGT CAAACCAAAGGCCCCAAAGCAGTCATCGCGGTGAAGACCCTGAACGCCACCTTCCAGCCGGAGAAGATCGGCCACCCGCACGGCCTCCAGCTGACCTACCTGTGTGAAGACCACACCCGGAATCTGTTTGTGTACCATGAGGACGCCCAG GAGATCGTGAACTGGTTCTGTGCCATTCGAGCGACCCGTTTGGCTTACCTGAAGACGGCGTTCCCCATGGCCAGCGACAGTGAA CTGTTGCCCTGGATAACCAGGAATTACCTGAAAGAGGGTTACATGGAGAAGACTGGTCCACTG caaCGAGAGCCGTTCAAGAAGAGGTGGTTCGTGCTCGACGCTGCGGACAGGAAGTTGCTCTATTTTAAAACTCAGCTG GACGCGGTGGAGCTGGGCGCGGTGTTCATCGGCCAGGAGAGCCAGGGCTACTCCACGGGGGAATGCGAGCCGAGGGGCACCCGCGGCAACAAGTGGAAGTTCGGCATCATCGTGGAGACGCCAGAGCGGCAGTTTGTCTTCATGTGCGAGCAGGAGCGCGAGCAGAAGGAGTGGGTGGCGGCCTTCTCCCAGGTCATCTCCCGGCCTATGCTCCCACAGGACTACACCAGTAAGCCCCACCCACTGCCCCCCAGGACTACACCAGTAAGCCCCACCCACTGCCCCCCAGGACTACACcagtaa
- the LOC135243779 gene encoding mitochondrial Rho GTPase 1-A-like — translation MRKDVRILLVGEPKVGKTSLIMSLVSEEFPDTVPLRAEEITIPADVTPERVPTHIVDYSEAEQSDEQLYHEISKANVICIVYSVNNKKSIEKVTSHWIPLINERTDKDSRCVCVCVCNSETIETFSGCEGKLRFWLFEETFFVFQCSAKNLKNISELFYYAQKAVLHPTGPLYCPEEKEMKPPCIKALTRIFKVSDLDNDGVLNDLELNFFQRTCFNIPLAPQALEDVKNVVKRNMADGVHDNGLTLKGFLFLHTLFIQRGRHETTWTVLRRFGYDDDLELTQEYLFPPLKIPLDCTTELNHNAYLFLQSVFDKHDKDRDCALSPEELKDLFRVFPYMPWGPDVNNTVSTNEKGWITYQGYLSQWTLTTYLDVQRCLEYLGYLGYSIICEQESQAAAITVTRNKRIDLQKKQTQRSVFRCNIFGAHGSGKSGFLQAFLGRSLQRQKTIREAHKSLYAISTTYVYGQEKYLLLHEVVPDFDVLSDSDLTCDVVCLVYDISNPHSFEYCAKVYKQYFLDSKTPCMVIAAKADLHEAKQLHSPGPAEFCRKHKMHPPQPFTCNAADPPSRDIYMKLTTMAMYPHARLCCMCTWNRCTYCICQNLLLSELLQTVKARLCAAVLNRLRPRVAELGALLLPDAESSLTQQVHAVSRVEESAYMESSARPSTHRHVTQGDTKSSGFWLRASVGATVFAVLGFAMYRALLKPR, via the exons ATGAGGAAGGACGTAAGGATATTACTCGTGGGGGAAC CCAAAGTTGGGAAGACATCCCTAATCATGTCCTTGGTCAGCGAGGAGTTCCCTGACACG GTTCCTCTTCGTGCTGAAGAAATCACCATCCCTGCTGACGTAACACCAGAGAGAGTCCCCACGCACATTGTAGACTACTCAG AAGCAGAACAATCCGATGAACAGTTGTATCATGAAATTTCAAAG GCTAATGTGATATGCATAGTGTACTCTGTCAACAACAAGAAGTCCATTGAAAAG GTGACGAGCCACTGGATCCCGCTCATAAACGAGAGGACAGACAAGgatagcaggtgtgtgtgtgtgtgtgtgtgt AACAGTGAGACCATAGAGACATTTTCCGGATGTGAAGGAAAACTGAGGTTTTGGCTTTTTGAagagactttttttgtttttcagtgctcTGCAAAGAACCTGAAGAACATCTCTGAGCTGTTCTACTACGCCCAAAAAGCAGTTCTGCACCCCACGGGACCCCTGTACTGTCCCGAGGAGAAGGAG ATGAAGCCCCCATGCATCAAAGCCTTGACCCGCATCTTCAAAGTGTCCGACCTGGACAACGACGGCGTCCTCAACGACCTCGAGCTCAACTTCTTTCAG AGGACGTGTTTCAACATCCCGCTGGCGCCTCAGGCGCTGGAGGACGTGAAGAATGTGGTGAAGAGGAACATGGCGGACGGTGTCCATGACAACGGGCTGACGCTCAAGG GGTTCCTCTTCCTGCACACCCTCTTCATCCAGCGGGGGCGGCATGAGACCACCTGGACGGTGCTGCGGAGATTCGGCTATGACGACGACCTGGAGCTCACACAGGAGTACCTGTTCCCCCC GTTAAAAATACCCCTGGACTGCACCACCGAGCTCAACCACAACGCTTACCTCTTCCTCCAGAGTGTGTTCGACAAACACGACAAG GACAGAGACTGCGCCCTGTCCCCGGAGGAGCTGAAGGACCTCTTCAGGGTCTTCCCTTACATGCCCTGGGGCCCCGACGTCAACAACACGGTCTCCACCAATGAGAAGGGCTGGATCACCTACCAGGGGTACCTGTCACAGTGGAC GTTAACGACGTACCTGGACGTGCAGCGCTGCCTGGAGTACCTGGGCTACCTGGGCTACTCCATCATCTGCGAGCAGGAGTCCCAGGCGGCGGCCATCACAG TCACTCGGAACAAGCGCATCGACCTGCAGAAGAAGCAGACGCAGCGCAGCGTGTTCCGCTGCAACATCTTCGGCGCCCACGGCAGCGGCAAGAGCGGCTTCCTGCAGGCCTTCCTGGGCCGCAGCCTGCAG AGGCAGAAGACGATTCGGGAAGCCCACAAATCGCTCTACGCCATCAGCACCACCTACGTCTACGGGCAGGAGAAGTACTTACTT CTGCATGAGGTCGTGCCCGACTTTGACGTCCTCTCGGACAGTGACCTCACGTGTGATGTCGTCTGCCTGGTGTATGACATCAGCAACCCCCACTCCTTTGAGTACTGCGCGAAGGTGTACAAG CAGTACTTCCTGGACAGCAAGACGCCGTGCATGGTGATCGCGGCGAAGGCGGACCTGCACGAGGCCAAGCAGCTGCACAGCCCCGGGCCCGCCGAGTTCTGCCGGAAGCACAAGATGCACCCGCCGCAGCCCTTCACCTGCAACGCCGCCGACCCGCCCAGCAGGGACATCTACATGAAGCTCACCACCATGGCCATGTACCC CCACGCCCGGTTGTGCTGTATGTGCACCTGGAACAGGTGTACCTACTGCATCTGTCAGAACCTGCTCctctctgagctgctgcagACTGTAAAGGCCAGGCTGTGCGCTGCCGTTTTAAACAG GTTGCGTCCCCGCGTCGCCGAGCTCGGCGCCCTTCTGTTGCCGGACGCGGAGTCCAGCCTGACCCAGCAGGTTCACGCGGTCAGCCGCGTCGAGGAATCCGCCTACATGGAGTCTTCCGCGCGCCCCTCTACGCACAG ACACGTGACCCAGGGTGACACGAAGAGTTCTGGCTTTTGGCTTCGGGCCAGCGTTGGTGCCACAGTGTTTGCTGTTTTGGGGTTTGCCATGTACAGAGCACTCCTCAAACCACGATGa